The Candidatus Saccharibacteria bacterium genome has a segment encoding these proteins:
- a CDS encoding ATP-dependent Clp protease proteolytic subunit: MNIQSQSTSGPQSNMLVPTVIEQTSMGERAYDIYSRLLKERIIFLGTEVNHHSANLIVAQLLHLAYEDPEKDIKLYINSPGGSVYDGLGIIDTMNFIKPDVQTIAIGLSASMGAALLAAGTKGKRFALPNSRVMIHQPSSGYRGTASDIEIDAKETLDIKKLLEQMFADWTGKTAKQVNRDMDRDRWLTAKDAKDYGIVDHVVKSLKETN; this comes from the coding sequence ATGAATATACAATCACAATCCACCAGTGGTCCGCAGTCAAATATGCTAGTTCCAACCGTCATTGAGCAAACATCAATGGGTGAACGAGCCTACGATATTTACTCTCGCTTGCTTAAGGAGCGAATAATTTTTTTGGGCACCGAAGTTAACCATCACTCTGCTAATCTAATTGTCGCTCAATTGCTGCACTTAGCCTACGAAGACCCCGAAAAAGACATAAAACTGTATATAAACAGCCCCGGTGGTAGTGTGTACGACGGGCTTGGAATCATTGATACCATGAACTTTATTAAGCCAGACGTGCAAACTATAGCCATAGGTTTAAGTGCCAGTATGGGTGCGGCGTTGTTGGCTGCTGGCACAAAAGGTAAGCGGTTTGCATTGCCTAATTCGCGGGTGATGATTCACCAACCAAGTAGCGGCTACCGTGGCACTGCCAGTGATATTGAAATAGACGCTAAAGAAACGCTCGATATTAAAAAACTATTAGAACAAATGTTTGCCGACTGGACAGGGAAAACAGCTAAACAAGTTAATAGAGACATGGACCGCGACCGCTGGTTAACCGCTAAAGATGCTAAAGACTATGGTATTGTTGATCACGTTGTTAAAAGCCTGAAAGAAACAAACTAA
- a CDS encoding NUDIX hydrolase yields the protein MSKTSTLKAAAGLVENDDNILLVQLPQWYANEAEKWVLPGGMVDSGETPQQAVLREIAEETNIEVEVTEQLFIDKSSSAEMHFFKCRYVAGEIIHQADELDSAQWIPIIDLVHTDLGYNNYSLLKRWGYIR from the coding sequence ATGAGTAAAACAAGTACTTTAAAGGCTGCTGCCGGTTTAGTAGAAAATGACGATAATATCCTGCTTGTGCAGCTGCCTCAGTGGTACGCCAATGAAGCCGAAAAATGGGTGCTCCCTGGCGGCATGGTTGACAGTGGTGAGACACCCCAGCAAGCAGTGCTGCGCGAAATTGCCGAGGAGACAAATATCGAGGTAGAGGTTACAGAGCAATTATTTATAGACAAAAGCTCGTCTGCAGAAATGCATTTTTTTAAATGCAGATATGTTGCTGGTGAGATAATCCACCAAGCAGATGAACTAGATTCAGCTCAGTGGATTCCAATTATTGACCTTGTGCACACTGATTTAGGCTATAATAATTACTCTCTGTTAAAACGGTGGGGTTATATTCGCTAA
- a CDS encoding methyltransferase domain-containing protein, which yields MANSDRKIKGTSMRIAGGYLGGRLFDAPASYKTHPMSQQIRNALFNSLGNVSGLTVLDAYAGSGAVSFEAASRGAHKIYAIERDPKVFKTLKDNRDKLDLEETVEVSRANCSIWVKQQHIEFDLIIADPPYDHISEKQLNTLAKYLKGGGLFVLSHGTEDKLKIKGLKKDSSNRFGNATLSFFKN from the coding sequence TTGGCTAACAGCGATAGAAAAATCAAAGGAACCAGCATGAGAATCGCCGGGGGCTATTTGGGCGGCAGACTTTTTGATGCTCCGGCAAGTTATAAAACACATCCTATGAGCCAACAAATCAGAAACGCTCTTTTTAATTCACTCGGGAACGTATCTGGCTTAACTGTGCTAGATGCCTATGCAGGTAGCGGCGCGGTATCATTTGAAGCAGCTAGTCGCGGTGCTCATAAAATTTATGCTATCGAAAGAGATCCGAAGGTTTTTAAGACGCTCAAGGACAACAGAGACAAATTAGATCTTGAAGAAACCGTAGAAGTTTCTCGTGCAAACTGTTCAATTTGGGTAAAGCAACAACACATAGAATTCGATTTAATTATTGCAGACCCGCCCTATGACCATATATCAGAAAAACAGCTTAATACGCTTGCTAAATACTTGAAGGGTGGTGGTTTGTTTGTGCTTTCTCATGGCACGGAAGACAAGTTAAAAATAAAAGGACTAAAAAAGGATTCATCAAATCGCTTTGGCAATGCAACTTTGAGTTTTTTCAAAAACTAA
- the tig gene encoding trigger factor — MEVQKQELKDSLVKLTIAVEESTIADAKKEVIEDARKDVKAAGFRQGQAPDKIVEKQIGDDYLQNQVIDYVVNSAYVKAIKDEKVAVIGQPAIKLTKFVPYTELEFEAEVEVTPEFKLPDYKKLSVKRTVEDVTDKEVEEVLDNLATRGAESKEVKRAAKDADKVWIDFKGVDKDGKEVSGASGEDYPLVIGSNTFIKGFEPEVVGLKAGDEKTFDVIFPKDYHVKALQNKPVTFTITVKKIEEVVKPKIDDAFAGTVGPFTKLADLKADIKKQLEAEKNNKADSTYREELVGALVEKSKFDIPPKLKENVKNQLRQELMQNLQYRGMTLEQFRDAEGYDEKSFETDYLDDRAVKRAKASIVLTEVAEAEDLKVTTPEIDQRIALLKQRYTDEKMQAELDKPDARREVAAQMLTEKTIDLIVESNTKHETESK, encoded by the coding sequence ATGGAAGTACAAAAGCAAGAACTTAAAGACAGTCTAGTTAAACTTACAATTGCAGTTGAAGAATCAACAATCGCAGATGCCAAAAAAGAAGTAATAGAAGACGCCCGTAAAGATGTAAAAGCCGCAGGGTTTAGACAAGGGCAAGCACCAGACAAAATTGTAGAGAAGCAGATTGGTGATGATTATTTGCAAAATCAGGTCATTGACTATGTCGTAAACTCTGCCTACGTCAAAGCTATTAAAGATGAAAAAGTAGCAGTTATTGGTCAGCCAGCCATTAAGTTGACAAAGTTTGTGCCTTATACAGAACTTGAATTTGAAGCTGAAGTAGAAGTAACTCCAGAATTTAAACTACCTGACTATAAGAAGCTTTCTGTTAAGCGAACGGTAGAGGACGTAACAGATAAAGAAGTAGAAGAAGTTTTAGATAATTTGGCAACTCGCGGAGCTGAAAGCAAAGAAGTAAAACGAGCAGCCAAAGACGCTGACAAAGTTTGGATCGATTTTAAAGGTGTCGATAAAGACGGCAAAGAGGTTAGTGGCGCCAGCGGTGAAGACTACCCATTGGTTATTGGCAGTAATACATTCATTAAAGGTTTTGAGCCAGAAGTTGTAGGCTTAAAAGCTGGAGACGAAAAAACGTTTGATGTTATTTTCCCTAAGGACTACCACGTAAAAGCTCTACAAAATAAACCAGTTACCTTTACTATTACTGTCAAAAAAATAGAAGAAGTTGTTAAACCAAAGATTGACGACGCCTTTGCAGGTACGGTTGGTCCGTTTACTAAACTCGCAGATCTAAAGGCCGACATAAAAAAACAACTCGAAGCTGAAAAGAATAACAAAGCTGACAGTACGTACCGTGAAGAATTAGTTGGGGCATTGGTAGAAAAATCTAAGTTTGATATTCCACCGAAACTTAAAGAGAACGTCAAGAATCAGCTGCGCCAAGAACTTATGCAGAATTTACAGTACCGCGGCATGACGCTAGAGCAATTTAGAGACGCAGAAGGTTATGACGAGAAATCTTTTGAAACTGATTACTTAGACGACCGAGCCGTAAAGCGGGCTAAAGCAAGTATCGTGCTTACTGAAGTAGCAGAAGCCGAAGATTTAAAAGTTACTACGCCCGAAATTGATCAACGAATTGCATTATTAAAACAACGCTACACAGACGAAAAAATGCAGGCAGAGCTCGACAAGCCTGACGCCCGCCGTGAAGTAGCGGCACAAATGTTGACTGAAAAAACAATCGACCTGATTGTTGAATCAAATACTAAACATGAAACAGAATCCAAATAG
- a CDS encoding histidine--tRNA ligase, which translates to MSNQLSKDPYRGTRDFAPRDMFLQTYIFNTWRNVCQSFGYEEYMTPTIEPIDLYTAKTSQEIVSQQTYSFEDRGGRNITIRPEMTPSVARLVAQQRQESGYPLRLFSIPNCMRYERPQKGRLREFWQLNADIFGDDTLNAEYEMLKLADDIMKAFGADESMYEIRINSKKTLRANIEMSVPKTNTEDIVRLIDSKDKMSTEEFEQKLKDSVENVASIECYLSDDYSNLGKDSSVKQTIDLLEKSGTRAVFDPSLARGFDYYTDIVFEVFDKHPENNRSMFGGGRYDNLVGMFGVDPLPTVGFGMGDATLAEFLRLHELTPDYMPATELIVATLEGTDPSEVQELASDLREDGVNVAVDVLNKKADKKIKSAIKLGVPFMVFIGDKEIESGEVVVKNLREETEHTMPAENIPAFIADYFEIDE; encoded by the coding sequence ATGAGCAACCAATTATCAAAAGACCCTTACCGCGGAACGCGTGACTTTGCACCGCGAGATATGTTTTTACAAACATATATTTTTAATACCTGGCGCAATGTTTGTCAGAGTTTTGGCTACGAAGAATACATGACCCCTACGATTGAGCCGATTGATTTGTATACGGCAAAAACCAGTCAAGAAATTGTTAGTCAGCAGACGTACAGTTTTGAAGATCGCGGCGGTCGTAATATAACAATTCGCCCAGAAATGACACCGAGTGTAGCCCGTTTGGTTGCACAGCAACGACAAGAGTCTGGATATCCGTTGCGCTTATTTTCGATCCCTAACTGCATGCGCTACGAACGACCACAGAAAGGCCGATTACGTGAATTTTGGCAGTTAAACGCGGATATATTTGGCGATGACACGCTGAACGCAGAATACGAAATGCTAAAACTAGCCGACGACATTATGAAGGCATTCGGCGCGGATGAGTCGATGTATGAGATACGAATCAATTCAAAAAAGACTTTACGTGCCAATATTGAGATGTCAGTCCCAAAAACTAATACAGAAGACATCGTGCGGTTGATTGACTCCAAGGACAAGATGTCTACTGAAGAATTTGAGCAGAAGCTTAAAGATTCAGTTGAGAATGTAGCGTCAATTGAGTGTTATTTATCAGATGACTACAGTAATTTAGGTAAGGATTCTAGTGTCAAGCAAACTATCGATCTACTCGAAAAATCTGGTACGAGAGCAGTTTTCGACCCAAGCTTAGCTCGTGGCTTTGATTATTACACCGACATTGTGTTTGAAGTATTTGATAAACACCCAGAAAATAATCGCAGCATGTTTGGTGGTGGTCGCTACGATAATTTGGTTGGCATGTTTGGTGTAGACCCTTTGCCAACAGTAGGCTTTGGGATGGGCGACGCAACCTTGGCGGAATTTCTACGCTTACATGAGTTAACGCCCGACTACATGCCTGCTACCGAACTTATTGTCGCAACGCTAGAAGGAACCGACCCGAGTGAAGTTCAAGAGCTTGCCAGTGACCTGCGAGAAGACGGAGTGAATGTAGCGGTTGATGTGCTTAATAAAAAAGCCGATAAAAAGATCAAGTCAGCAATTAAACTTGGCGTGCCGTTTATGGTGTTTATTGGTGACAAGGAAATTGAATCCGGCGAGGTGGTTGTTAAGAATTTACGTGAAGAAACAGAACATACAATGCCTGCCGAGAACATTCCAGCTTTTATTGCTGATTATTTCGAGATAGATGAGTAA